Proteins encoded together in one Oceanobacillus iheyensis HTE831 window:
- a CDS encoding RsfA family transcriptional regulator → MFNGKSRQDAWSHEDDLLLAETVLRHIREGSTQLNAFDEVGDQLNRTSAACGFRWNAEVRVKYDNAIDLAKRQRKEKKRALSAGMKKTYSTQQPSTFTTSIEEEVGVELTDSSKQVTNSIPTINIDSVIQYLRELKKDYHASNQSKSALVSIEHENTALKTKVEELQDKLADTEKQLATMQEDYQTFIQIMDRARKMTVFNDNENGFVAPAFRMDKNGNLEQLAHGSN, encoded by the coding sequence ATATTCAATGGCAAAAGTAGACAAGATGCATGGTCACATGAAGATGATTTATTATTAGCAGAAACTGTACTTCGTCATATTCGAGAAGGAAGCACGCAGTTAAATGCGTTTGATGAAGTTGGAGATCAGCTTAATAGAACTTCTGCTGCATGTGGGTTTCGTTGGAACGCGGAGGTACGTGTTAAATATGATAATGCAATTGATTTAGCTAAACGACAACGAAAAGAGAAAAAGAGAGCACTCAGTGCAGGCATGAAAAAAACTTATAGTACACAGCAACCTTCAACATTCACAACTAGTATAGAAGAAGAAGTAGGAGTAGAACTAACTGATTCTTCAAAGCAGGTAACGAACTCTATACCAACTATTAATATAGATTCCGTAATTCAATATTTACGAGAATTAAAAAAAGACTATCATGCTTCCAATCAATCAAAATCCGCGTTGGTATCCATAGAACATGAGAATACAGCTCTAAAAACAAAGGTAGAAGAATTACAGGATAAATTAGCGGATACCGAGAAACAACTAGCTACCATGCAAGAAGATTATCAAACATTTATCCAAATCATGGACCGTGCTAGGAAAATGACTGTTTTTAATGATAATGAAAACGGATTTGTTGCGCCAGCTTTCCGAATGGATAAAAATGGTAATTTAGAACAACTTGCTCATGGTTCCAATTAA
- the aspS gene encoding aspartate--tRNA ligase has translation MSERLMAGRLNEKNIGEKVLLKGWVQKRRDLGGLIFIDLRDKSGLIQVVFNPDHSKKALETAENIRSEYVIEINGTVVARDEATINPSMKTGKIEVNASSVQILNKAKTPPFTIQDETDVSEDVRLKYRYLDLRRNSLQETFRLRHQTTQSIRNYLNDKDFLEMETPILTKSTPEGARDYLVPSRVHPGEFYALPQSPQLFKQLIMMGGFERYYQIARCFRDEDLRADRQPEFTQIDIETSFLTSDEIMDMTEHMMKKVMKEVKDIDISLPLPRMPYQEAMDRYGSDKPDTRFDLELIHVSDIVASSGFKVFSQAVDNGGKVALLNIKGKADNYSRKDIDKLTEYVKVYDAKGLAWLKADESELKGPIAKFLSEEEVAGIRDRANVEQGDLLLFVADKTNVVYDSLGALRLYLGKELGLIDESKFHFLWVTDWPLLEYDEGLGRYFAAHHPFTSAIEEDLDKLETDPASVRANAYDLVLNGFELGGGSIRIHQKEQQDQMFKVLGFSEEEARSQFGFLLDALEYGAPPHGGIALGLDRIIMLLAGRSNLRDTILFPKTASASDLMTAAPSGVSDDQLQELSIQLQSGEKNQ, from the coding sequence ATGAGTGAAAGATTAATGGCGGGTAGGCTAAACGAAAAAAATATAGGTGAAAAAGTATTGCTTAAAGGTTGGGTTCAAAAGCGTCGAGATCTTGGCGGGTTGATTTTTATTGATCTTCGTGATAAATCAGGACTCATACAAGTTGTCTTTAATCCTGACCATTCTAAAAAGGCTTTAGAAACAGCGGAAAATATTCGTTCAGAATATGTAATTGAAATCAATGGCACGGTAGTTGCTCGTGATGAAGCAACCATCAATCCATCGATGAAAACGGGTAAAATTGAAGTTAATGCTTCTTCAGTCCAAATTTTAAATAAAGCAAAAACACCACCGTTTACCATACAAGATGAAACAGATGTTTCAGAAGATGTCAGGCTTAAATATAGATATTTGGACTTGCGTAGAAATTCATTACAAGAAACATTTCGATTGCGTCATCAAACAACCCAATCTATTCGAAATTACTTAAATGACAAAGATTTCTTAGAGATGGAGACACCAATTCTAACGAAGAGTACGCCAGAAGGTGCAAGAGATTATTTAGTTCCTAGTCGTGTACACCCGGGAGAATTTTATGCCTTACCTCAGTCTCCACAATTGTTTAAGCAATTAATTATGATGGGTGGTTTTGAGCGATATTATCAAATCGCAAGATGCTTCCGTGATGAGGACTTGCGTGCAGATAGGCAACCTGAATTCACACAAATCGATATAGAAACGTCATTTTTAACTAGTGATGAAATTATGGATATGACAGAACATATGATGAAAAAAGTAATGAAAGAAGTAAAAGATATAGATATTTCTTTACCATTACCACGTATGCCATATCAAGAGGCAATGGATAGATATGGTTCTGATAAACCAGACACACGTTTCGATTTAGAATTAATTCATGTTTCTGATATCGTGGCTTCATCTGGATTTAAGGTATTTTCTCAAGCGGTAGATAACGGCGGGAAGGTAGCCTTATTAAATATCAAAGGCAAAGCGGATAACTATTCTCGTAAAGATATTGATAAATTAACAGAATATGTAAAAGTTTATGATGCTAAAGGGCTTGCATGGCTAAAAGCGGATGAAAGCGAATTGAAAGGTCCTATTGCTAAATTCTTATCTGAAGAGGAAGTTGCAGGTATTCGTGATCGTGCAAATGTAGAGCAAGGAGACTTATTGTTATTTGTAGCGGATAAAACGAATGTTGTATACGATAGTCTTGGAGCTTTACGTCTTTACTTAGGTAAGGAATTAGGTTTAATAGATGAATCCAAATTCCATTTCCTATGGGTTACAGATTGGCCATTATTAGAGTATGACGAAGGCTTAGGCAGATATTTTGCAGCACACCACCCATTTACATCTGCAATCGAAGAAGATTTAGATAAATTAGAAACTGATCCTGCGAGTGTACGTGCAAATGCTTATGACTTAGTGTTAAATGGTTTTGAACTTGGAGGAGGATCCATTCGTATTCATCAAAAGGAACAACAGGACCAAATGTTTAAAGTTCTAGGGTTCTCAGAAGAAGAAGCACGTAGTCAATTTGGATTCTTATTAGATGCTTTAGAATATGGTGCACCTCCACATGGAGGTATAGCTCTTGGATTGGATCGCATTATCATGTTGTTAGCAGGTAGATCTAACCTCCGTGATACCATTCTATTTCCAAAAACAGCTTCAGCCTCTGATTTAATGACTGCAGCTCCAAGTGGTGTAAGTGATGATCAATTACAAGAATTATCTATTCAATTGCAATCAGGGGAAAAGAACCAGTAA
- the hisS gene encoding histidine--tRNA ligase codes for MSMKAPRGTVDLLPEQSIKWQFAESKIKEICHNYHYQEIRTPLFEHTEVFQRGVGDTTDIVQKEMYTFEDRGGRSLTLRPEGTASVARAYVENKLFGSPNQPTKLFYFGSMFRYERPQKGRMRQLNQFGTEVIGSEDPAVDAEVMDFAMNIYKSLGLKSVKLVINSLGDQESRESHRNALIQHFEPHREELCHDCQNRLDKNPLRVLDCKKDRDHPAMGTAPKITDFLNEYSKTYFADVMTYLDALDIEYVVDPNLVRGLDYYNHTAFEIMSEAEGFGAITTLAGGGRYNGLVEEFGGPSSPGIGFGMGLERLIMALEAENITLPIDQQLDCFVANMGDESKLEATKVVKRLRDNGIQADMDYQKRKMKGQLKAADRYQSKFVIFLGDDEIEKQEVTLKEMSTGDQSEVSMSQLVEVLQEKLNGGKIYE; via the coding sequence ATGAGTATGAAAGCTCCTAGAGGAACTGTAGATTTATTACCAGAGCAATCAATAAAATGGCAATTTGCGGAAAGTAAAATTAAAGAGATATGTCATAATTATCATTATCAAGAAATACGTACCCCATTGTTTGAACATACTGAAGTATTCCAACGTGGAGTAGGGGATACAACAGATATTGTTCAAAAAGAAATGTATACGTTTGAGGATCGAGGCGGAAGAAGTCTTACATTACGCCCAGAAGGAACTGCTTCTGTAGCTCGAGCTTATGTTGAGAATAAATTATTTGGAAGTCCTAATCAACCTACCAAATTATTTTATTTTGGTTCTATGTTTCGTTATGAACGTCCTCAAAAGGGAAGAATGCGCCAATTGAATCAATTCGGGACAGAGGTTATAGGCAGTGAAGACCCTGCAGTTGATGCAGAGGTGATGGACTTTGCGATGAATATATATAAAAGCCTAGGTTTAAAATCTGTAAAACTTGTTATTAATTCGTTAGGTGATCAAGAAAGCAGAGAATCACATCGTAATGCATTAATTCAACACTTTGAACCTCACAGGGAAGAATTATGCCATGACTGTCAAAATCGTCTTGATAAAAACCCATTGCGGGTTCTTGATTGTAAGAAAGATAGAGATCATCCTGCTATGGGGACTGCACCGAAAATAACTGATTTCTTAAACGAGTACTCGAAGACATATTTCGCTGATGTGATGACGTATTTAGATGCATTGGACATTGAATATGTAGTTGATCCCAACCTCGTACGTGGTTTAGATTATTATAACCATACTGCTTTTGAAATTATGAGTGAAGCAGAAGGATTCGGAGCAATTACTACCCTAGCTGGTGGGGGACGTTATAATGGTTTAGTGGAAGAGTTTGGAGGTCCTAGCTCACCTGGAATCGGTTTTGGGATGGGCCTAGAAAGGTTAATAATGGCACTTGAGGCTGAAAATATTACACTTCCTATCGATCAACAACTTGACTGCTTTGTTGCAAATATGGGAGATGAATCTAAGCTGGAAGCAACAAAAGTCGTGAAGAGACTTCGAGATAACGGAATACAAGCGGATATGGATTACCAGAAGCGTAAAATGAAAGGGCAACTAAAAGCTGCGGATCGTTATCAGTCTAAATTTGTCATTTTCCTTGGCGATGATGAAATAGAAAAACAGGAAGTCACTTTAAAGGAAATGTCTACTGGTGATCAAAGTGAGGTTTCCATGTCTCAACTGGTTGAAGTGCTTCAGGAAAAGCTGAATGGAGGAAAAATATATGAGTGA
- a CDS encoding N-acetylmuramoyl-L-alanine amidase, with the protein MKLTTLISTILFTLLSIFVFEQSVNADTAIVDGDGVHVRSGPGSEYDSIGNVNNGQSYPLLQQQTDWVEIDYNGESGWVSQEYINIERVEQEYAEIDSESVDTVYNNTHLRSGPSVNDAIIAYVDQGTTLAIVRSEEEWLEVEYEESTAFVHRDFVTDTTKIPNNLGFKNKTIVIDAGHGGRDVGAIGTSNTYEKDFTFLTAQELASELTYLGADVHMTRSHDEFISLNSRASYANFVDTDAFISIHYNSVADLPSVTGIETFYYNDQMKPLAESVQQGMIRSSEDEDRGTSFGDFQILRLSLQPSLLLELGFISNEEQEALLSTTGYQKQLVSGILEGLSTHFNQ; encoded by the coding sequence GTGAAATTAACTACACTCATATCAACGATTTTATTTACGCTGTTGTCTATCTTTGTATTTGAACAGTCAGTAAATGCAGACACTGCCATTGTAGATGGTGATGGAGTACATGTGAGAAGTGGCCCAGGTTCTGAATATGATAGTATTGGTAATGTAAATAACGGACAATCTTATCCATTGCTGCAGCAACAAACTGACTGGGTAGAAATTGATTATAATGGAGAGTCTGGCTGGGTTTCACAAGAATACATAAACATAGAGAGAGTTGAACAAGAATATGCTGAAATAGACAGTGAATCAGTAGACACAGTATATAATAATACTCACCTAAGATCAGGTCCATCTGTGAATGATGCGATAATTGCTTACGTTGATCAAGGAACTACCTTGGCTATTGTACGTAGCGAAGAAGAATGGCTTGAGGTTGAGTATGAAGAATCTACTGCCTTTGTTCATCGAGATTTTGTTACGGATACAACAAAAATACCAAATAATCTTGGTTTTAAAAATAAAACCATCGTTATTGATGCGGGGCATGGCGGAAGAGATGTCGGAGCAATCGGCACCTCGAACACGTATGAAAAAGACTTTACCTTCTTAACTGCTCAAGAACTAGCTAGTGAGTTGACTTATTTAGGAGCTGATGTACACATGACCAGAAGCCATGATGAGTTCATTTCTTTAAATAGTCGAGCATCCTACGCAAATTTTGTTGATACAGATGCTTTCATTAGTATTCACTATAACAGCGTAGCTGACCTACCAAGTGTCACCGGTATTGAAACATTCTATTATAATGATCAAATGAAACCCCTTGCTGAATCAGTTCAACAAGGTATGATTCGTTCATCAGAGGATGAGGATCGCGGAACTTCTTTCGGGGATTTCCAAATTCTTCGTTTAAGTTTACAGCCTTCTCTTTTATTAGAATTAGGATTTATTTCTAATGAGGAACAAGAAGCATTACTTTCAACTACTGGTTATCAAAAACAGTTAGTAAGTGGAATACTCGAAGGATTATCCACACATTTTAACCAATAA
- the dtd gene encoding D-aminoacyl-tRNA deacylase, whose amino-acid sequence MKVVIQRSKEASVTVDDQIIGNISSGFVVLLGITHEDTYEDIQYLVSKIPNLRVFEDENGKMNLSLKDVGGSILSVSQFTLYGDTRKGRRPNFMQAAKPSVAEDLYNKFNTSLIDEGIHVETGEFGAMMDVKLTNDGPVTLIIDSKDR is encoded by the coding sequence ATGAAGGTAGTAATACAAAGATCAAAAGAAGCAAGTGTAACAGTAGATGATCAAATTATTGGCAATATATCCAGTGGGTTTGTTGTGTTGTTAGGTATCACACATGAAGATACATATGAAGATATACAATACTTGGTATCAAAGATTCCTAATCTGCGTGTATTTGAAGATGAAAATGGGAAAATGAATTTATCCTTAAAAGATGTAGGAGGAAGTATTCTTTCTGTTTCTCAATTCACATTATATGGAGATACTCGAAAAGGAAGAAGACCGAACTTTATGCAAGCAGCAAAACCATCAGTAGCAGAAGATTTATATAATAAGTTCAATACCTCTTTAATAGACGAAGGGATACATGTTGAAACTGGGGAATTTGGTGCTATGATGGATGTGAAATTAACAAATGATGGACCTGTAACTCTAATCATTGATAGTAAAGATAGATAA
- a CDS encoding RelA/SpoT family protein: MAKDENVTIRDIVEQVKTYLSEDDVALIEQAYEFASDAHKDQFRKSGEPYIIHPVQVAGILADLQMDSETISAGFLHDVVEDTDVTVEQLEEAFNHEIAMLVDGVTKLGKIRYETKEAQQAENHRKMFVAMAKDIRVIMIKLADRLHNMRTLKHLAPEKQRRISNETLEIFAPLAHRLGISTIKWELEDTALRYLNPQQYYRIVQLMKQKREERESYIQEVIDELALELDTVNIEAEMSGRPKHLYSIYQKMVKQKKQFNEIYDLLAVRILVENIKDCYAVLGIIHTNWKPMPGRFKDYIAMPKQNLYQSLHTTVIGPKGDPLEVQIRTKEMHDIAEYGIAAHWAYKEGKTSREKSSFEEKLSWFREILEWQSETHDAEEFIESLKIDLFSDMVYVFTPKGEVIELPSGSIPLDFAFKIHTEIGNKTIGSKINGKMEPLDYELQNGDIVEVMTSKHSYGPSQDWLKMVQTSQAKSKIKQFFKKQQRDENVVKGKEAVEKEIRENDIDPKEVLTQDNLNRVFDKFNFQNEEDMYAAVGYQGITASLIATRLTEKIRQSREKEQDLQATIEEVKTESDQHIKRMYKKDSGVRVAGVDNLLVRIAKCCNPVPGDEILGYITKGRGVSVHRADCPNVQTEEAKQRYIDVMWESEYAEQKQYHVDLQITGYDRRGLVNEVLQAVNEMKTNITHVNGRSDRNKMAIIQLTILIHNTSHLRKIVDRIKQISDVYTVTRTVQ, translated from the coding sequence ATGGCAAAAGATGAAAATGTGACGATAAGGGATATAGTGGAACAAGTAAAAACTTATTTATCTGAAGATGATGTCGCATTAATTGAACAAGCATATGAGTTTGCTTCCGATGCGCATAAAGATCAATTTCGGAAATCTGGAGAACCATATATTATCCATCCTGTTCAAGTTGCAGGTATATTAGCTGACTTACAAATGGATTCAGAAACGATTTCTGCCGGGTTTTTACATGATGTGGTAGAGGATACCGATGTAACAGTAGAACAATTAGAAGAAGCATTTAATCATGAAATTGCGATGTTGGTAGATGGTGTGACCAAGTTAGGAAAAATTCGATACGAAACAAAAGAAGCACAGCAAGCAGAAAATCATCGAAAAATGTTTGTAGCAATGGCAAAAGACATACGTGTTATTATGATTAAGCTTGCAGATCGATTGCATAATATGCGTACATTAAAACATCTTGCTCCAGAAAAACAGCGCAGAATTTCTAATGAAACATTAGAAATCTTTGCTCCGTTGGCACATCGATTAGGTATTTCTACTATTAAATGGGAGTTAGAAGATACTGCTTTGCGCTATTTAAACCCACAGCAGTATTACCGGATCGTTCAGTTAATGAAGCAAAAGCGTGAAGAAAGAGAATCTTATATTCAAGAAGTCATAGATGAGTTGGCCCTTGAATTAGACACGGTTAATATTGAAGCAGAAATGTCCGGCCGACCGAAACATTTATATAGTATCTATCAAAAAATGGTAAAACAGAAAAAGCAATTTAATGAAATTTATGATTTACTTGCTGTACGAATTCTTGTTGAAAATATTAAAGATTGTTATGCCGTACTTGGTATTATTCACACAAATTGGAAACCAATGCCAGGACGATTCAAAGACTATATCGCAATGCCCAAACAAAATTTGTATCAATCACTTCATACAACGGTCATTGGTCCAAAAGGGGATCCGTTAGAAGTACAGATACGTACAAAAGAAATGCATGATATTGCTGAATACGGTATTGCTGCACATTGGGCATATAAAGAAGGTAAGACTTCTCGAGAAAAAAGTAGTTTCGAGGAAAAGCTATCTTGGTTCCGAGAAATTTTAGAATGGCAAAGTGAAACTCATGATGCAGAAGAATTTATTGAGTCCTTGAAGATTGATTTATTTTCAGATATGGTATATGTTTTTACACCAAAAGGGGAAGTGATTGAACTTCCTTCTGGTTCAATTCCTTTAGATTTTGCATTTAAAATCCATACGGAAATAGGTAATAAGACGATTGGTTCAAAAATTAACGGTAAAATGGAGCCATTAGATTACGAATTACAAAATGGCGATATCGTGGAAGTAATGACATCTAAACATTCTTATGGACCTTCTCAAGATTGGTTAAAGATGGTACAAACTTCACAAGCGAAGAGTAAAATTAAACAGTTCTTTAAAAAGCAACAGCGAGATGAAAATGTTGTTAAAGGAAAAGAAGCTGTCGAAAAAGAAATACGTGAAAATGATATTGATCCTAAAGAAGTTTTAACCCAAGATAACTTAAATAGGGTTTTTGACAAATTTAACTTTCAAAACGAAGAAGATATGTATGCTGCAGTTGGTTATCAAGGAATTACTGCTTCATTAATTGCAACGAGATTGACAGAAAAAATAAGACAATCTCGCGAGAAAGAACAAGATTTGCAAGCAACTATTGAAGAAGTTAAGACGGAATCGGACCAGCATATAAAAAGAATGTACAAAAAGGACTCTGGTGTACGAGTAGCTGGTGTAGATAACTTGCTAGTTCGAATCGCTAAATGTTGTAATCCAGTTCCAGGGGATGAAATTTTAGGCTATATTACAAAAGGCAGAGGTGTATCGGTACACCGAGCAGATTGTCCAAATGTTCAAACGGAGGAAGCGAAACAACGATATATAGATGTAATGTGGGAAAGTGAATACGCTGAGCAGAAGCAATATCATGTTGATTTACAAATAACTGGTTACGATCGACGAGGACTCGTAAATGAAGTGCTACAAGCAGTTAATGAAATGAAAACGAATATTACCCATGTAAATGGCAGGTCAGATCGAAATAAGATGGCGATTATTCAATTAACTATATTAATTCATAATACTAGTCATTTGCGAAAAATTGTTGATCGAATTAAACAAATTAGTGATGTTTATACTGTAACTAGGACAGTGCAATAA
- a CDS encoding adenine phosphoribosyltransferase has translation MEFKNYIEIVEDWPKEGIKFKDITPLMADGKAFKSAVDEIVDYANTKEIDLVVGPEARGFIVGCPVSYALEVGFAPVRKEGKLPREVIKVDYGLEYGENVLTIHKDAIKPGQRVLITDDLLATGGTIEATIKLVEQLGGIVVGCAFLVELGYLDGKDKLEGYDVLTLMKY, from the coding sequence ATGGAATTTAAAAATTATATTGAAATAGTAGAAGATTGGCCTAAGGAAGGCATTAAATTTAAAGATATTACCCCATTGATGGCAGATGGAAAAGCTTTTAAATCTGCAGTCGACGAGATTGTAGATTATGCAAATACCAAAGAAATTGATTTAGTAGTAGGGCCTGAGGCTAGAGGTTTTATTGTTGGTTGTCCGGTTTCTTATGCATTAGAAGTAGGGTTCGCACCTGTAAGAAAAGAAGGCAAGCTTCCTAGAGAAGTTATTAAAGTAGATTATGGCTTGGAGTATGGAGAAAACGTACTAACGATTCATAAAGATGCCATAAAACCCGGGCAACGAGTACTTATCACAGATGATTTATTAGCAACTGGGGGAACTATAGAAGCTACGATTAAATTAGTAGAACAACTTGGCGGTATCGTGGTTGGATGTGCATTTCTTGTTGAATTAGGATATCTAGATGGAAAAGATAAACTAGAAGGATACGATGTATTAACTTTAATGAAATATTAG
- the recJ gene encoding single-stranded-DNA-specific exonuclease RecJ has protein sequence MLDSKMKWRYNQVEDHNSSLLKDTNLSPLLKQLFIQRGITTNEEVQRFLSPQIDDLHHPFLLKDMEKAVQRIHKAIQNEEKILVFGDYDADGVSSTAVMLKALTELGATCDFYIPNRFTEGYGPNEAAFRNASEQGYKVIITVDTGITSVHEANIANELGMDLIITDHHEPQTNIPESFAIIHPKCSPEYPFNELAGVGVAFKFAEALLGYFPSQFLSYTAIGTIADLVPLFDENRVLASYGLKELRATTDVGLKALIQVCQIEDLDEQSIGFSIGPRLNAVGRLQDADLAVELLLTEDMEAALEIANEINKINDERKKVVQRIVSEADQIVNSKPERRIIVVSNEAWNQGVLGIVASHLVRKYDRPAIVLSTQPENGVVKGSARSIPAFDLFEGCMRMRDLFTHFGGHSQAAGMTLPIENVDKLELQLDDILNNELAEEDLKQELEISGQLNMENINIELIKDISKLAPFGMKNPKPVFQIKEIPSDIKRIGSKKNHLKMQFRKNSTRMDAIGFGWGDAYNQIAPHTPIQIAGELSINEWNGNQTAQLMIQDMKIDEWQLFDYRGKRRENIIPHVEEDAVIISNQTESITSEVSHVSYNSDIISDHNRCRTVYINDLPKQLDDLKYVINYFQPKKIVVCYEVESSNYLFAFPSREDFVWYYALIKKQGPFHVAANVESLKKHKGWNEDKINFMSEVFSDLGFVKIKDGKVTALDNPLKKDLTESTVYQAREKQSEIEKQLYYSNYEDLRKWFMESMDYLENPREEATHGI, from the coding sequence ATGTTAGATAGTAAAATGAAATGGAGATATAATCAGGTAGAAGATCATAACAGTTCTTTACTAAAAGACACTAATCTATCTCCTTTATTGAAGCAGTTGTTTATTCAACGAGGAATAACAACAAATGAAGAGGTGCAACGCTTTCTATCTCCGCAAATAGATGATCTACATCACCCATTTCTTTTAAAGGACATGGAAAAAGCGGTTCAACGAATACATAAAGCAATACAGAATGAAGAAAAGATTCTAGTATTTGGTGATTATGATGCAGATGGTGTAAGCTCAACAGCAGTAATGTTAAAAGCATTAACTGAATTAGGGGCTACATGTGACTTCTATATTCCTAATCGATTTACGGAGGGCTATGGACCTAATGAAGCTGCATTTCGTAATGCATCTGAACAAGGATACAAAGTAATTATTACTGTAGATACTGGTATAACATCCGTTCATGAAGCAAATATAGCTAATGAACTAGGTATGGATTTGATTATTACTGATCATCATGAACCTCAAACCAATATACCTGAAAGCTTCGCAATCATTCATCCAAAGTGTTCTCCCGAATACCCGTTTAATGAACTAGCTGGTGTTGGAGTAGCTTTTAAATTTGCAGAAGCTCTCCTGGGGTATTTTCCGTCTCAGTTTTTATCATACACCGCAATTGGGACTATTGCCGATTTAGTACCGTTATTTGATGAGAATAGAGTATTGGCTTCTTACGGGTTAAAGGAACTACGAGCGACAACGGATGTTGGTTTAAAAGCATTGATACAAGTATGTCAAATAGAAGATTTAGATGAACAATCAATAGGTTTTTCTATAGGACCACGACTGAATGCTGTTGGTAGATTACAGGATGCTGATTTAGCAGTTGAACTACTTCTTACTGAAGATATGGAAGCAGCTTTGGAGATAGCCAATGAAATTAATAAAATAAATGATGAACGAAAAAAAGTAGTTCAGCGGATTGTTAGTGAGGCCGATCAAATTGTGAATTCCAAACCAGAAAGAAGAATTATTGTGGTCTCGAATGAAGCTTGGAATCAGGGCGTTCTCGGTATTGTAGCTTCACATCTAGTTCGAAAGTACGATCGACCAGCAATTGTGTTATCAACCCAACCAGAAAATGGAGTCGTAAAAGGTTCTGCTCGAAGTATTCCAGCTTTTGATTTATTTGAAGGTTGTATGCGAATGAGAGACTTATTTACACATTTTGGTGGACACTCGCAAGCTGCCGGTATGACGCTTCCGATAGAAAATGTAGATAAGTTAGAACTTCAACTTGATGATATATTAAATAATGAACTTGCGGAGGAAGATTTAAAACAGGAATTGGAAATAAGCGGGCAATTAAATATGGAAAATATTAATATAGAATTAATAAAGGATATTTCGAAGCTTGCTCCTTTTGGAATGAAAAATCCTAAGCCTGTCTTTCAAATTAAAGAAATTCCTTCAGATATAAAGCGGATTGGAAGCAAAAAGAATCATTTAAAAATGCAGTTCCGTAAAAATTCTACTCGTATGGACGCTATTGGCTTCGGTTGGGGAGATGCTTATAATCAAATTGCCCCCCATACACCGATTCAAATTGCAGGAGAACTATCCATAAATGAATGGAATGGTAACCAGACTGCCCAATTAATGATACAAGATATGAAGATTGACGAATGGCAGTTGTTTGATTACAGAGGTAAACGTAGAGAAAATATCATCCCGCACGTAGAAGAAGATGCGGTTATCATATCTAATCAAACAGAATCTATTACAAGTGAAGTTAGTCATGTTAGTTATAACAGTGATATTATTAGCGACCATAACAGATGCCGTACGGTTTATATAAATGATCTTCCCAAACAATTAGATGACTTAAAATATGTAATCAATTATTTTCAACCTAAGAAGATTGTCGTGTGTTATGAAGTTGAATCAAGTAATTATTTATTTGCATTTCCTAGTAGAGAAGATTTCGTGTGGTATTATGCTTTAATAAAGAAACAAGGCCCATTCCATGTTGCTGCCAATGTAGAATCGTTAAAAAAGCACAAAGGCTGGAATGAAGATAAAATTAATTTTATGTCTGAGGTGTTTTCTGATTTAGGCTTTGTTAAAATAAAAGATGGTAAAGTTACAGCATTGGATAATCCACTCAAAAAAGATTTAACTGAATCAACCGTTTATCAAGCACGAGAGAAACAATCTGAGATAGAAAAACAACTGTATTATTCAAATTATGAGGATTTAAGAAAATGGTTTATGGAAAGTATGGATTATTTGGAAAATCCGAGGGAGGAAGCAACACATGGAATTTAA